The Salvelinus sp. IW2-2015 linkage group LG31, ASM291031v2, whole genome shotgun sequence genome window below encodes:
- the LOC111955644 gene encoding uncharacterized protein, giving the protein MRLSXFLLCASQPMITFFSLALLVPIPGAHGHPHFPLAILPTLENPEWEADLLQLQASLDVPGAVAAAGLRSWGPLLELGPEDPRLGLLRELVAENGWGQKGMMRXDLERRSLGPFPGHPMETLHYQEGEEEGEGGRKRNEAITSIIGGLQAFNKEKGGFGFRKEVTKEGGVGKKRRXSNFWSVGNLEKGKVEGWRMKMMKGGMS; this is encoded by the coding sequence ATGAGATTATCTTKGTTCCTTCTCTGTGCCTCTCAGCCGATGATCACTTTTTTCTCACTGGCTCTGCTGGTTCCCATCCCAGGGGCACACGGGCACCCCCACTTCCCCCTTGCCATCTTGCCCACATTGGAGAACCCTGAGTGGGAGGCTGACTTACTCCAGCTCCAGGCCTCCCTCGATGTCCCAGGGGCTGTAGCTGCGGCGGGCCTCCGCTCTTGGGGACCGCTGCTGGAGCTGGGACCAGAGGACCCACGTCTGGGCCTGCTCAGGGAGCTGGTGGCAGAGAATGGCTGGGGACAGAAGGGCATGATGAGGGYGGATCTGGAGAGGAGGTCGCTGGGTCCCTTCCCCGGCCACCCTATGGAAACTCTGCACTAccaagagggggaagaggaaggcGAGGGGGGAAGAAAGAGGAATGAGGCTATCACGTCCATCATCGGCGGGCTGCAGGCTTTCAATAAAGAGAAAGGAGGCTTCGGGTTCCGGAAGGAAGTAACAAAGGAGGGAGGGGTCGGGAAAAAGAGGAGGCSCTCGAACTTCTGGAGTGTGGGGAACTTGGAAAAGGGTAAGGTAGAGGGCTGGAGGATGAAGATGATGAAGGGAGGGATGAGTTGA
- the LOC111956188 gene encoding oocyte zinc finger protein XlCOF6.1: MSKLQSLNSFLSECLTAATVEILGAVEKVVAEYQEEISRSKEENDRLRKLFGITPGIKLCTTDSQQLSLPVSEEEFPPEQKHCEQEWCPSLGQEEPGRILIKEELRTSQEEEQFQGPEGNTIEFIFSSPCVKSEWDQEAISHCSAVISDQVNSPPLDPEPPLGAYCSKLSTMSKKSHCCCDCGKVFALKADLQRHVTLARERPIECPHNSTSKLKAHVPLCHGGNPCLVCGKTFKNRAHLSQHMRIHTRDRPFSCGDCGKCFYSKGLLNVHIQTHKGEKPFSCGYCGKSFYQKGNLTQHVRTHTGEKPFSCGSCGKKFSRKTHLNRHILTHTGKKQHGCSVCGRRFTGNAYLLKHVDKVHK, translated from the exons ATGTCTAAATTACAGTCTTTGAATTCGTTTCTTTCTGAGTGTTTGACGGCGGCGACAGTGGAGATTTTGGGGGCAGTTGAGAAAGTCGTAGCTGAGTACCAGGAGGAGATCTCACGATCTAAAGAGGAGAATGATCGTCTACGGAAACTATTTGGGATTACACCGGGTATAAAACTATGTACAACAG ACTCccagcagctctctctccctgtatctgAAGAGGAGTTTCCCCCCGAGCAAAAacactgtgagcaggagtggtGCCCTAGTCTGGGACAAGAGGAACCAGGGCGCATACTGATTAAAGAGGAACTGAGGACCAgccaggaggaagagcagtttCAAGGGCCGGAGGGTAATACCATAGAGTTTATATTTAGTTCTccctgtgtgaaaagtgaatgGGATCAGGAAGCCATCAGCCACTGCTCAGCTGTAATTAGTGACCAAGTTAACAGTCCACCATTGGATCCCGAACCACCATTGGGGGCATACTGTTCTAAACTCAGCACCATGTCTAAAAAATCTCACTGCTGCTGTGACTGCGGCAAAGTATTTGCTCTAAAAGCTGACCTTCAGAGGCATGTGACTCTCGCCAGGGAAAGACCCATTGAATGCCCCCACAACTCCACCAGTAAACTGAAGGCCCATGTCCCACTCTGTCACGGTGGGAACCCCTGCCTTGTTTGTGGCAAGACCTTTAAAAACAGAGCACATCTATCCCAGCACATGAGGATTCATACACGGGACAGgccatttagctgtggtgactgtggaaaATGCTTCTATAGCAAGGGGCTGCTGAATGTGCATATACAGACTCATaaaggagagaaaccatttagctgtggatACTGCGGGAAAAGCTTCTATCAGAAGGGGAACCTAACCCAACATGTACgtactcacacaggagagaaaccatttagctgtggtaGCTGCGGAAAGAAATTCAGTCGAAAAACACATTTGAACAGGCATATACTGACTCACACAGGTAAAAAACAGCATGGTTGTTCTGTGTGTGGTAGAAGATTCACTGGGAATGCTTACCTGCTGAAACATGTGGATAAAGTCCACAAATAA